gatttttttgttaaaaagcCTGCAAAGTTTACAAATTGGAGTTTGAGGAGAAACTTTGTTGTTCTTTTTTAAAATTACCATTGACACGTCCAGCATTTCCAGAAACAGGAGTGTGAACTTGATTGTTAACTGTAGAAACACCTTTTGTCAAATAGTGTCGCCTTTTCTTCTACACCAGTGGCCTTCTAATTTCTTCCTTGTATGTACCAGCCGGCATCACAATGTTTCTTGTACGGTTTGCTCACACCATAAAGGTCTGGTCCTGGCCAATATCATCGTGATTTCAAATCGCTAGTACTGTTCACGGACCTGTATCGCTAACACACATACTCGGTCACGTCGTACGGTCACAACACCATTGTTGTTGGCCAGTGTTTGCATTGTTCGGAACGCCAAACGCCCATAATCTTCCACAACCGACCTTCTTAACCTGCTCACCATGAATCACACAGAACACATTCACATTCATGCAGAACACCTCTTTCTTTTGGCATGCTCTTCTCAACCGATTCACACAGAATTCTTCTTCTCAATCAATATACGCAAAACCTTCACCATTACATAACCAACGAAGCTAATTAAAAACCTAACTGAAAACATGTTGAAAACAAGATACTATAGACTAATTCATTCAATTAACTAACTGATAATTATTACTTCAAAAACCATAAATATCATAGGATCATTTGGTAAAACAAAAGATCCTCGAAACAATTTCTACTCAGAATATGATAAACCAAAAATACCGGGAAGCAAATCAAAGAAACATGGATAGaaataaaagaggttaaataatacttttgtcagctttcaacccatttgacccgtttcatACTAAGGGAAGTTTTAATATTTGACCCATTCGACCATTAGAGATAACATTTAACCCATATCGATCTATTTTTAAGTAAAAGTGTTAAAActataatagaaaaaaaaaataaaatcttgAAGCTGATCAAACCTGGTCATTTTGCAAGTCGGCATCATCATTCTTAAATATCACCTTTTCGGTATTCAGTAATTTCCTAGGGTGCTTTGGCAATAATTCTGATTCTCCTCTCTTCAGTTCTAACGGAAAGCTAGCGGGTATCTTGTATAAAATGTATTATAATTAGTTTATTTACAAGACACACACGCATACAAAAATGATGTTTAATCTACCTACAGAAGCAGGATATGATATCTTGATTTCATAGCACGTCTTCGGTCTTAGCCCCTGAAGTTGGTAGATTCGGGACCCATTTTGTAACGGCATAAGCCCTGTAACATTTACAACATAAAAAACAAGAATTATGAGAAACCGTCTATGAATCATTAACAAATAATGCTGGCACGAGTAGTGAACGAAGATGACTTCAGTAAACGAGTATATGCAAGAAAGTACCTTCCTATGACTTGTAGTGTAATCAAGCAAAGCAGAAAGCAACAATCTTGAGTACTTGCACTCACCATTCTACTGCATTCAAAATTGTATGTTTTCAATTCAAATCCAACTTATGGTATTCAGAAACTTTCACTTTTCTTTAGATCAGTTTTCAACTTTAGTGAATGTGATCATACCCAAGAGGCTAATTAGAAAGAATATACACCTGCAACTTTATGCTATTGGTAGCAAAATCAACCAAACACATCAATCCAACAGAAATTGCAAACAAGTTAAATGATTTTGCCTAATGATCATGAAATTAAACATACAAATGTTGAAGGAATTTACCTGGATAGAAAGCTCTGATCATCTAAACCGACGACGAGAGTCGAAGCCCCAATTGGCGACCTCTGCAATCCTTCCACCTGAGAGAAAGAAGCTCCATCACCTTCCGTAAACTGAGAGAAAGAAATCAGAAGGGAAGAAATCGGTTGGGGCAGGGGGTGAAATCCCTAGACTCTGTACCCATATGATTTTGCAATAGTATTCCAGTTTCTAATtcccacccacggtactgtcaacccaaATTTCTTAGAGCCGCAATTGCAAGAACCAATCGTATAGAGGTTATTCGGCGTTACAGGCGAGTAAGTATCAAAGTAGTCTAGAccctccttttgtctaaatcctttgatcactaaccttgccttgtatttatcaatacttccgtcagctttcatcttccttttgaatatccaacgatatccaagtggtttacaaccaggtggaagatctactaactcccaagtatgattttgcaatatagaatcaatttcattcttaattgcttcttgccattgaggtccttctgtGGAGGTAACCGCTTCGCGGTAGATGTTGGGTCCACCCTTAACCATGTAGCTCATGAAGTCTGGAccaaaggatttttcaaccctttgtCGTTTACTCCGTCTAAGCTCACCCTCCTCGACCTCAGGTCGTTCATGTGTTTCATCTACCCTTGTAGATGAACTTGGACCTGGTTCATCTAACCATGTAGATGGACTTGGACCCGCTTCATCAGACGCTGTTGATGAAGTCGCTTGTGTTTGTCCTAACATAGGAAACACATTCTCAAAATATGAGACGATATGGGAATTTGCTTCTATGATAGTGTGTTTGTGTACATcgggattcttggactcatgtacaagaaaacgATGTGCACTACTTTGTTATGCATATCCTATGAAAATGCAATCAAccgttttgggtcctatcctaagagccttaggaggtggtacaatcaccttagctaggcacccccactttcaagtatttgtacgaaggcttcctttttctccataactcatatggagtttcgtccctatttttcaaaggtatcttgttcaaaagatagttTGCTGAGAGAATGGCATCCCCCCGCATTTCTTGGTTCACTCCCGAACtgatcaacatggcgttcatcatctctttcaatgtgcggttctttcgttccaccacgccatttgattgtggagaataaggaggtgtacactcatgtataatgccactttttgcgcataaatccgcaaaaggtgcaatatattcacctcctcgatcgcttcttacagcttttatcttctttttaagttgattctcaacttcatttttgtaCAAGATAAACTTTTCTTTTGCTTCGTCTTTACTCTTAAGTAAATACACGTAGCAATATTTAGtacaatcatcaataaacgtgatgaagtacttatttcctccACGCGTGGGAACCGCTTTTAATTCACACACATCggtatgaattaaatcaaggggttcggttattcgttcaaccgatttaaacAATGATCTCGTAAGTTTGGATTCGACACATGTCTTGCATTTATGATCGGAGtcgatatggaatgttggtatcaagtttaatttaattaaacgtcgtaatgaattaaaatttacatgccctagtctaccatgccaaacaTTAGAAGACTCAATCATGTAAGTAGAAGTAGAAATTTCATTCATTTTCTTGTTTTGGTTTACAACCATtacattcattttaaacattccaTTAAGGGCATAGCCCTTTCCAACAAACATTCCTCGTCTAGAAAAAACAAAGTTGTCCGATTCAAACACTagacgaaatccaaacttgttgagcatcCATCCCAACACGAGATTCTTCCATATCTCTGGGACATAAAGCACATTGGTCAAAGTAAGCTCCTTGCCAAACGTCATCTTCAGGATGACAGTGCCTTCCCCTTTGATGCTTGCGgttgctttatttcccatatAAAGCTTTTCTTCACCCGACGCTTCCTTGAATGTAGAGAAACGAGCCTTGTCTCCACAAAGATGGTGGGTTGCACCCGTGTCAACAAACCATCCTTTTGGGTTTTCACCCACCGCGTTAACTTCTTCAATCATTGTTGCTTCCTCGGTTATCATTGCAATTAGAGGCATACCATCCTCATCaaccatgtgcgcacgctcacgcttaggtttcttgcattggttagcacggtgccccgtctcgttacaattgtaacaagtacCTTGGAAAGGCGCAGACTTCTTTTTCACAGTCCCCTTTTTCGGTCCAAggttgttaacctttgctttTCCCTTGTTGTTTTTACCCTTGCCCTTATTGCCCTTTGAGGATTCCCCAACTTCCACCATGTTCGCCTTAGCCGAAGCTTGCAAAATGGTTCCTTTTTGGGCCACCTTGTTGTCCTCTTCTATACGAAGACGGCCGACAAGTTCCTCAATTGTCATTTCCTTTCGCTTATGCTTTAGGTAGTTTTTGAACTCTACCCACGAAGGAGGCAATTTTTCAATCATGGTTGCCACTTGAAATATCTCGCTAAGTACCATTCCCTCAGCATGGATGTCATGTAGTATAATTTGCaactcttggacttggttcataacagtcttgttatcaaccattttgtagtccaagaaacgggctaccacaaatttctttgtgccagcatcctccgttttgtacttcttGTCCAAGGCATCCCATAAATCTTTGGAAGTCTTGACAttgtagtacacattatacaacgCATCCGAAAGGCCGTTGAGTACATAGCCTCGACATATGAAATCTGAGTGCTTCCAAGCTTCTACCGCGAGCCTGAGCGTCAGTCTCCCCTTCTGCTGGTTGGGGAGCGGTTTCAGTCAAGAACCTcacaaggttcatggtggtcaaatagaagaacatcttctgttgccaccttttgaagtggagacccgagaacttctcaggtctttcagcatgatttgccactgtggacgctcccacagtgttggCAGGAGTGCTGACAACAACATTGTGTTGCTGGTGTTCACGTTTTCAGTCGACATTCTGAAATGTTCCAAGAAAACAAGTTAATAAACTGTTTCCAAAATAATAAATACgctaatttattatttttatgagTGCGAAAAAACCAGCCGTgtagcttctaagtccaactttgaagacgaCAACAGTAGGATTTTTAGAACTCAGCGtcagaaaggagtagaagcagagttttgttttgacaaagtcgctactttgaatcaaaacagagaaaagaaaatctgtttttttttaaaacacaactgtatgaattcaaAACTGATTCGAATTCACAGCAGAATATGTTTGTGATTCTACACGAATGGTGTTttaaaaaatttgttttaagattgtaggaatccgttcgtgcAAAATAAATAAATTCTTTTATTAACTTGATTACTGAACAAatacataatacaactaaaactgAATTACAATTACAATTGAAAGTAAAAGTAAAAACAAGAACAGAGAATTAAATAAAATCTGGtgttcttggctgaggatcgtgttagacacgggtcacttaaaacaaatttcgtgtctcccaggagaacacgtttgtttgGAGAACatgtttgtttccaggatacaacggCCCTAGCAGTTGtactgccggtcttgactccaacccgaaggtgtaccttgAATGCTTGAAGAAGAATTCTGTGTGAGAAGATTGTAGAGAGTTGGTGATTTTCGGTGTCTGGTTCTGCAGAAGGGATCTCCTATTTTTACTGCATATTCGAAGTAGAAACTGAAAAAATGAATTAAATGGGTGAATTAAGTTGCATTGAACGTCatcaatgcactttaattcgttaTTTAATTCAcagtcaaacgcattaacttcgtcagtttcGAATGCTGAAACGCAACTGCACGCTCATGCGCGTGTGCGACACGTCACGTGTgagcctctacgagcacgccacacagtcgtgccgttttggctcactttggtgcgccgcgcacgtcacTTCATTGCCCATGCTCAATGTGCGAGTGCGTGCCACCATGCCACGTGTACTCGTGCACGTACGCGCAtcactgccacgtcatgcgccactGTGCGTGGACCCACCTGCGTCATGCGCCTGCATGCCACGTCACCAACctacttggtccttgcaacccttgtgctccaccacACGCAcatggtcaaaaatacaaaggcggctctcaagcgactcgcggcgatgcgagcgtgacATGGTATAACATGCCGGTGGGAGATAAATACTCTTAGCTCTCTCAACAGGGGCAAGGTCTTTATGTATTCCCATTTCTTCCATGTCTTTACGAACATTAATCCCATCTTTAGTTTTTCCAGGAATGTTTAGCAATAGGCCCAACAAACTATCGTACACATTTTTCTCAATATGCATAACATCTAGGCAATGTCGAACTTCCAAACTTTTCCAGTAAGGCAAATCCCAAAAAATGACCTCTTTTTCCAATTGTCTCTGGTCTCGGTACGAGATCTTTTTCCTAGAACGGTATTCATATTTTCTACTCGTGAAAATGCATCAAAATCTTTCCTAGCCCTTCCGAGCTCCTCATTTCCGTCAAACTCTTCTGTGAGTCTTCGATAATGGTGATCTCGTGGAAGAAATCGTCGATGTCCCATATACACAGTTTTTTTTGCAATGTTTTAATCTTATAGAGCTTGTTTCGTTTTCACACACAGGACAAGCTAGTTTACCTTTTGTGCTATATCCTGACAAATTGGCGTATGCTGGGAAATCACCTATAGTGCAAAAAATCATGGCGCGTAACTTAAAGCTCATCTTTTCATAAGCATCGTACATGTCTACACCTGAGCTCCATAGGGTTTTAAGGTCATCAATCAAATGAGACAAATAAACATCAATGTCATTACCAGGTTGTTTTGAACCCTGAATTAACAATGACATCATTATGTATTTTCTTTTTGGACCCTGAATTAACAATGACATCATTATGTATTTTCTTTTCATGCATAGCCATGGAGGAAGGTTGTAGATGCATAAAAGAACCAGCCAAGTACTATGACAACTACTcatgtttccgaaaggatttatACCGTCTGAACTAAGGCCAAATCGTATATTTCTAACCTCGTTTCCAAAATCGGGATAATCGTAATCAAAGTTTCTCCACTGAGGTGAATCTGCCACATCTATTAACTTTCCATCATCCTTACGCTCTTCGGAATGCCAACGCAACAactttgactctttaggattagCAAATAAACGCTTTAATCTCGGTATAATAGGGAAATACCATAATAATTTAGCTGGAGGCCCGTTTTTCGTCACATCGTCATCATAATCATTAGTTTCATTTTTACGTTTGTACCTCGATTCAccgcatgtaacacacgtatgaGCTTTCTCGTACTGATTTCTATACAACATACAATCATTGGGACATGCATGTATTCTTTCCACCTCTAATTCCATTGGACACATCAATTTCTTAGCTTGGTACACAGATATGGGTAGCTCGTTGTCTGTGGGTAGCATATCGTGCAATAACTCCAATAGACATGTAAAACTCTTATCGCTCCAATTGTATTTTGTCTTTAAGTTAAAGAGTTTTAACACAGCGCTAAGCTTAGAAAATTTTGTACAATCAACGTATAACGGTTTTTCTTCATCGGCAAATAATTGTTGTAGTTTTTCTAGATCACTGTCATCAGCATTAGCTTCCAAATCATTGCGCATGTCATTTAAATTATCGTTGACCTCATTTATATTATCATAGTCCTCGTTTAAATTATCACTGTCATCTCTAATATGCGAGGCGTTGTTCTCATCATTATAATTAGAGCCTAAATTTATTGAGGTTGCGCTACGATTAGCAAGTGACTCCCCGTGTTTTGACCAACAAGTATAATTAAACATAAATCCATTTCTCAACAAATGATACTCGATGTCTCGTATATCCTTATCCTTGAAGTCGGTAAAATTTTTACATTCCATACAAGGACACGGAACAAGTTCGTTTCCTTTTTTCACACTATCCTCTTGAGCAATCTTAAGAAAAAGTTTCATGTTGGTCACAAATCTTGGGTCAGTACGTCTAATTTCATACATCCAATAGTTATGATCCATCTGAAATGcataaccaaacaaaaaaaatagatttGAATTGAAATATTAAGTATGATGTGGATGAATCAACGAAAATTAATgcacaagttttgtcctttatgtttgtatcaaattTCAGACGGTATCCTTTAACACAAAACTTGAcgggttttgtacttaatgtttcaaaatcttgcacaaCATGTCCTTTAAGCCTAACTCAGATATTTTTTCTTGTTAAGTCTGGTCAGACAAAGTATCTTAGTCTTTTTACTCATTTAGTTATagtattataataaataaaaaaccaaAATTAAAAAGTTAATTATATTATAACACATTTATATTCAAAAGGTTATAACACATTTATATTCAAAAGGTTATAACACATTTATATTGTTGTATTTTATCACATTTATATGTCTGACTCTCTCACTATCAGCTAGCCTTCACCAGGGCCACAACCACCAACCCAACACCTCCCACCACCACACCCACTATTGCAACAACCTGTAACAACCAAACTATTACCGTCCACTGCCAATGAAACCCCACCAAAACCCGAACCACATCTTCAACTTTTCGCCGCATATGGTTAGATCTGATTGGATTTCATGCCAGTTGCAGGCTTTGAAACGAGAAGAATGGTCAGATATCACAGTTCTTATCCTGACTGTATAAATCAAATGCTTCACTGGGTTGATGCCTATCGGCTACGGAGATAGCGTTTCAGCAGCGTCAAGTTAATTATATTATAACACATTTATAGCTTAGACTTTAGAGATCCTGAAAGTGATTTTGTTGAACGGTTGTGTTTTAGGGTTGTTTAGGTGAGATGTAGGAAAGTGAACGTGAAGATGTAAGACAATGGCAACCACCACATCTTCCTTCCTCCGTAAATCATATGCTCCACCCTGgcctcttcttcatcatcatcatcgtaccTTACTTGCTCCTAAACTTCCTTCTGTTTTGAAGTACCCGAAGCTTCGATTACTATAATGGTATATTCATTGGGGTCGAAATTTCTTTCGATAACAGCATTTCATTTTTCTGTGCACGTGCCATTAGCAAGTTGACACCAGAGGCATCTTTAAACATGATGAATGAAGTAGAAGTTAtttattgtttatatatatttgtCATTGTGGTTTTTGAAGAGTTTATTGGATTGTAGTATTAATCTGATATGCTGTTTTACCTGTTTTGGTTGCCGATTACATGCTTCGTCTATCTCGAATGATATGCTAATTACATGTTACAGGTGCTaatgtttggttttttttttaaagtagataaattaaaataaaacggTTAATATGGTGGGGTAGGACCATCCTCCATTTCCAGTGATTCTACCTTTTAAAGGAGCATCCTCCAAGGAactatgatgtggcgcctacgtggcgtaTCATCCTCTaaggaggaccatcaccataccgcatagcctaagAAAAGGCCCTCCTGGCTCCAATTTGTAAGTTCAATGTTTTCTTATTGCTTCTTTAATTAACTGCAGATGATTGAGTTTTGTTTTTTCGCGTTGCAGGCCGGCAATCTATCGTTCAGGTTTCAAGTGTGTAAAGTGTAACAAATCATATTCAAGTAAAAACATGCATCTCGATCTTACACTAATTGCTGGTGCAAAAGAATATGTTGAAGCTCAACCTTCTCGGACTGAGTTATTTCGGTACGTATTAATCTGTGTACTCAATTAGGTATCATGTGGACTTTATTCTACAACATCCTGTGAGTTATATCTTCTAACATTGGTCTTGTACCTTCATCAGGAGCCCACTTGTTTCATTTTTGTATGAACGTGGATGGCGTCAAAATTTCAACCTTACTGGCTTCCTGGTCCCGAAGAGGaggttttttattattatttatcttattgttatatataaaatagacaattttgacctatttacttttgAATGGGATGATTCGGgttatgtttatatctcaaacgggtcaaacgaaCAAAATCGTAAAGTTTTCATAAACGGGAATGCGTCAAAGCATGTCTAAGTCTcccatattttattttttaaatgcaTACAACCTTCTATATGATCTAtaatttttctataaaaattctGATGTTAttgaaataatattttttttttggtatcGTGCAGTTCAAGATGGCTCAAGAGGACTTCAAGCCAGCAGGTGGAATTTTAGTGGATGTTAGTTGTGGAAGCGGTTTGTTTTCCCGCAAGTTTGCAAAATCTAGGACCTATTCAAAAGTCATAACTTATTTGTTTTCCCGCAACTGAAGCTTTTACGAAACACAATTTTAGATGAAACaagaaaaaaaactatatatGTGTAACAATAATACAATACATGTACAAAACCACTTAAATTAGTGATTtcattaaataataaattaaaaaaagtgTCATAAGTGTTACCTTGAAGTGTGAAGATCCACAATGAAGGAAACTAGGATTGAACAACTTGACACTAGTGAAAAAAAGAGCAAATAAGACGGTTTAGAAAAAGGCTTTTAAGACAATTTTATGGAAACCGCCATATTTGATATTTGGATTTATGAAATCTTCATTAAACCGTCATATTAGACCTAATATATTAAACCGTCATATTAGGCCtatttatttcttattttattattaaaaatttatatataaacaATACAAATTCCCTTTAACTTAAAATTTAAAGGATCTTAAAATTTAAAGGATAAGTACAACGAGTAAAGAAGATCACACAAATGATAATAAAATAATAagaacaaataaataaatcagtTTCCAAATCCAAACCCATATTATCTAGTTATCTAGACTAGTTTTAAAACcgtcgccgcgttgcggcgaaatttttttgttatttattctgtgtttatatgtgtttgaaaTCGCTACGAGCACACAGAattgctgacaagaataaaatgtagaaaaaacactaaaaaataaccgaaagaaaatcaactaaaaaagttgtatggtaatgatgttgttcggtagaagcccgtagtcagagatgagcaaatagcaatgggtaccggtaccgaatttcctgaaccgaaagatcctaagtaccagttcggtactgacgtttggcgttcctagtaccggttcgctaccggttttaccttcatataccgatattgtaaccggtattttcggtactaATACCGATTCGGTATCAGTTGACACCGAGCTCATctctacccctgaaactaaaagaaagttgtacgataccgttgatgttcgtacggtacccatgatcagggatgagcaaatggtactgggtaacAATACCAAATTTCTCAAACTAAAAGAttatcaaactcaatccggtaccgacttttggtgtTTTATATACCAGGCTGGTGCTGGTTtgtaccttcatgtaccgataacgaacCGTTATTTTCGATATACATACTGGTTAACACCAAGCTTATCAGACTTAAAAAGTAAAGGagataacaattattataatattaagataataaaactatacaaaaaactttataaaatattttattatatttgtaGTTTACTGTTCATTTGATTCActttagactatggggtatggggcttgggttgggggaaaacgcccaagccaccaccccgggcgggcttgggttggggtgtggccattggggcttgggtttgaagccgggtGTGGGGCGGACTTGAGATCCGATGTGGCGGCCTCCTATTCGTTGTTCACCGCCATGTCATAGCGGGTGTTTGCATGTTTGAATTTTAATAAACTGCCAAGCCACGCCCCTAACCcaagccccgccataccccacggacacgtcactcaccagtgggggggggggggttccaaTTCCAcatgtcaactcatgccccccaacccaagccccaccataccccacgatGTTAGGAGAATTCCAAACATAAAACATATGTTAATTATATGTACAGAAATCAAGAAAAAAATCAATAGGTTTGAAAAAGGTATTCATCATATTAATATACTTCAAAATTTTATGTTATTATTGCGATCCATATGTTTAAATGAAAATTAGGAAAAATAACTAAAAGTTGAAAGAAATATGCAAGAAAGTATGAAGAAATAAGCAAAATTTATGTTATTATTGCGACGGTCGCCTGAACCCTAAACCCAGGCCCACTGGAGATGTCCATCTAACTCTGTTTGTCTCTGTTCTAGCTGGGTAAGTGATACTCGAGCTTGGAGCTGCTCGTTGGAGTACCAAGGCGGTCGGCCGGAGAAAATGGCTGGCAACTGTCACTCTCTCTCATCTTTTCATCGTTCTCTCAcgtttctctctctttctctagatCTCACTTGCGTATATGAACAACCCAACACCACCCTCAGATGACGCGTGGTCTACTTTGACACTCACCTGCGCACCTGGTTCTTTAAGACAGtgggggtatggtggggcgggggtttggggcatgggttgacacgtggacttcgtTGGGCACCGCTGGTTAGTTGCatgttgggtcggtatggcggggcgtggctagcccgcgtgggttggccACGTGTTATAAATTTTTttcaattattataaaaatacacacaaaattagaaaaaaaaaagtctAGCCAGCCAACCCAgtcaatgagagccggccacggaaaACCGCTAGGCCCGCCCAACGCCTGGgttgaaacccccgcccaaggggtaACACCGAAATCCAAGCCCAACCACAATAGTGACTTaagcgtttgtacccaacccataCCCCAACCCCACCATATACCCCATAAtctaatatgtttgaaatatattaCCAACTTGAACTCATTTCACTATTCATTCAGTTTACATTTTATTAGATATAGATTGTGATATATTCTTTCAAGATATGTGTTGTTTTTAACCAACACGTGGTGAACAAATGGATTCGATTGATACTCTCATTACAACATGTGAATTACAAAATGTGAAAACTTTATGCAACTTCTTGTTCACGATTTATATTGAATTGACacctatctatactatatattatAATGAGCCACAACTATTTGAAGAAAATATGGTTAGGAATAACATTATGCATACCCATACATGTAATTAGTTGTCATTTTaatgttatataataaaaaaatcctTATAACTTTAAACAAAAATAATACTAATACTTTTATCtttaaacaaaaacaaagataatacttttaaaatttaaacaaaaagATTCTATCATTATTTATTCTATAAAAAAATAGAACATCTTATTGCAAATTCTAAAGTTCATAATCTCAACAAGTTCAAGCCAAATCAATTCAAATTAACGTTCATTCTtcattaaaatttaaacaaaaagATTCTATCATTATTTATTCTATAAGAATAGAAcatcttttgtgtttttaggtcattacgttttagaaataagacatttttaagagttttctggtcattgcgttttagaaataaaacatttttgaagtgtttttagtcattgtgctttaggtaaacacatttttatgtgttttcatcagttcattgcgttttaaAGAGAAcagtttcttttgtgtttttaggccattgc
The sequence above is drawn from the Helianthus annuus cultivar XRQ/B chromosome 12, HanXRQr2.0-SUNRISE, whole genome shotgun sequence genome and encodes:
- the LOC110893590 gene encoding uncharacterized protein LOC110893590; the protein is MRRKVEDVVRVLVGFHWQWTVIVWLLQVVAIVGVVVGGVGLVVVALVKMDHNYWMYEIRRTDPRFVTNMKLFLKIAQEDSVKKGNELVPCPCMECKNFTDFKDKDIRDIEYHLLRNGFMFNYTCWSKHGESLANRSATSINLGSNYNDENNASHIRDDSDNLNEDYDNINEVNDNLNDMRNDLEANADDSDLEKLQQLFADEEKPLYVDCTKFSKLSAVLKLFNLKTKYNWSDKSFTCLLELLHDMLPTDNELPISVYQAKKLMCPMELEVERIHACPNDCMLYRNQYEKAHTCVTCGESRYKRKNETNDYDDDVTKNGPPAKLLWYFPIIPRLKRLFANPKESKLLRWHSEERKDDGKLIDVADSPQWRNFDYDYPDFGNEVRNIRFGLSSDGINPFGNMSSCHSTWLVLLCIYNLPPWLCMKRKYIMMSLLIQGPKRKYIMMSLLIQGSKQPGNDIDVYLSHLIDDLKTLWSSGVDMYDAYEKMSFKLRAMIFCTIGDFPAYANLSGYSTKVKIGDPFCRTRHRKSPTLYNLLTQNSSSSIQGTPSGWSQDRQYNC